The Chrysiogenia bacterium nucleotide sequence GATCCAGATGCCCTCGATCGGCGCCAGATCGCGCTGGTAGTAATAGTGATCGAGGATGTACTGGCTCTTGAACTCGTGCGTCTCACCGACCGGATACCAGCGAATCGTCGGATCCTTGCTGCCACGGGTGCGAAGCGCATGCTGGCAACCCGCTATCAGCGGCAGCGTCAGCAACGCGATCAGCAACACCCGGAACAAATGCGCCTTGCCATTTGTCTGATTGTTCATGGACTCCCTTGCCTTCCCGAAGTAGCGAACAATGGGGCATGGAATAGCCGGAACTGAAGCGCCTTACAACCACCCGGAGCAGCGGGCGGGGGGCCGCCGGGCTCGCCCGAAGGCTCAGGCGCTGGCCTGGGCGCCCGGATCGCCTGCCCTGGAGAGCCGGACCTCCACCACCCCAAGCAACAGGAAGGTGTAGACGATGGCCAGCGCGGCGGCCTGGGTTTTACCCTCTTCGGACTCGATGATTTCCTTGAGCGGCGTGGTGCCGTCGAATCGGTCAAAAATTCGCTGCTCCGGCGCGCGAAGCTTCCAGTGATGCTGGGCCCGGCGACCGTAGTCGGTCACCTGCAGGGGCATTTCCCAGAGCTTGAGCAACTCACCCCGGAGTGTTTCCACCGGGTAAAAACGCCGCACCCCGGTCAAAATGAGGTCGTAGGCGTTGAAGTTGAACTGCTCGACCTTCTTCACGAACTCGTCGGTGAACTTGAATTCGTAGCGCCCCTCGCGCCAGCCGAAGGCTGCCAGAATTTTCTCGCGCAGGTGAAAACGCAGGGTCTTGTAGAGCGTTTCCTCGCTCATGATGCCCAGGTCGACGAGGTTTTCGCCGAATTTGCCGCCACCGTAGCGCTGAATCTCCAGCGCGCGCTGGTAGTCGACCAGCTTGAGCTGGCCCATCTGCATCATGTGCTGGCCCACGCCCTCTTTTTCGACGTTGGATCCCGCGAAAACAGGCTGGCCTTTCACAAAGTAGATCTCGCGATGCTCGGGGCCGCGATCCATGCGCAGCACGCCCGTCGCGCCCGAGCGGTAGAAATGACAGAACAGCTTCGAGAAAGTCGTCGGGTGAATCTCGCCCTCGATGATCTTGCCCCGCACCGATTCGTCGAGACTCGAGAGCGAGGGAAGGGCGTCGCGCTCGTTGATGTCGAAGACCTGGCGCAGCACATCGATGAGCGTGTTGAGCGGAAAAGGTTTTACCAGCATGGCGAGCGCGTTGTAGACGCTCTTGGCGTGGGCGCGCTCGCCGGGGCTCTTGGGCAGGTCGCTCATCAGAATGAGCGGCAGATCCGCGGCCCCCTCCAGATTGCGCAACCGGGAGATCAGGTCGTAACCAGTGCCGTCGGGGAGAATCACATCGGAGACAAGAAGTCCGGCGGGAGCGGCCTCGAAAGAAGCGACCGCTTCCTCCACGTTGGAGGCCTGATGCACCTTGAAACCGCGGGAGGCAAGCTGCGTTGCCAGCACCCCTCTGGCTGCAGCCTCGCTATCTACCAGTAAAATTACCCGGTCCACGAACGCGCTCCACTGGGACGGCATTGCGCCCCGACTCTCGCCCGATCTCGGCTCATCGCGGCCGCCTTCCGCAATGCGTCATTCTAGGCAACTCGGCCCCGGATGCCCAACGCTTTTCCGCATTACAAATGAAACGGGCCCCATACGGGGCCCTTCGATGCATCAGCATTTGTCTAATGGAACAAAATCACTGGAGAAAATCGCCGATGTTGTCGAGCTTCGGTCCCACTTCGGAGGGATCCGCACCCTTGCGAAGGGCAGCCGCCTTTTCCAGTTTCACGCGGTTGTTGGGGTCCTGTGCGTAGTTGCGCAGGTCGTCGCCCCATCGTTCAAGGAAATCCGTAACAAAGTAGTTCGCCGTGCTGTCGGGAATGTACGTCTTGCCAAAATCGATAAACATACTGAAGGTTACGAGCGTTTCTTTCCCGTCGGGACCAAAGTTTTCAACACTCCATGAACCATAGGCGCGCTTGATGTTGCCCTGAATCGAAGTGAACTCCGCCCGGCGAACAGTGCCGTCCGAGCTCACGCTCTCTTCGATTTCGGCGACCATCACCATGCGATCATAGCCGGCGGCCAACGCTACCGCGGGCGCATTCACGACGATGCGGAACACCCGCTTGTCACCGTGCATGGGGAGCTCCTTGCTCTCCTCCACGCGGTAGAGGAAGGTATGCAGGTTGTTGAGATCCTTGAAAACTTCCCACACCGCATCGGGCGGAACGTCGGTCCAGCCCATGGCTCGCACGACCTTGAGCCCGGTGCCCTCGACATCCTCAGTGCCGACGAGGATTTCACCCTCGCGGAGCCGCTTGTCGAATTCTGCACTTCCGCGCTGGGGAAGCTTTCCCCCACAACCCACTGCCAGCACCAGCGCAAACAGGACACCCAAATACCGAAGAATCGATCGAGAATTCATTGATCTGCTCCACACTCTGCAAA carries:
- a CDS encoding response regulator, producing the protein MDRVILLVDSEAAARGVLATQLASRGFKVHQASNVEEAVASFEAAPAGLLVSDVILPDGTGYDLISRLRNLEGAADLPLILMSDLPKSPGERAHAKSVYNALAMLVKPFPLNTLIDVLRQVFDINERDALPSLSSLDESVRGKIIEGEIHPTTFSKLFCHFYRSGATGVLRMDRGPEHREIYFVKGQPVFAGSNVEKEGVGQHMMQMGQLKLVDYQRALEIQRYGGGKFGENLVDLGIMSEETLYKTLRFHLREKILAAFGWREGRYEFKFTDEFVKKVEQFNFNAYDLILTGVRRFYPVETLRGELLKLWEMPLQVTDYGRRAQHHWKLRAPEQRIFDRFDGTTPLKEIIESEEGKTQAAALAIVYTFLLLGVVEVRLSRAGDPGAQASA